In the genome of Shewanella glacialimarina, one region contains:
- a CDS encoding sensor domain-containing diguanylate cyclase produces the protein MITSDKYQEFHDTLTRATELAKALSGKNFPTPDQKNAPVTPTKTALTSPPKTVSTPKIFEHTLDQATQLSSLGFLMNAISEAIFVVNDEGVIEMINQHAAKLFGSPKELLIGQKWTNFVNSAYQEEYQELFAHWRETFTPFNHGPKEIVLQRSDSSLVNADISLSCLPVGENAKPLIVGVMHNLTSHKEKFEELTRLANTDKLTSLANRHAFDEALQNAWDDSRQHQHPLSLILIDIDFFKIFNDNYGHINGDKCLQKVAQVINLAMPNRDCLAARFGGEEFTVILPNFSQAQAQRVAEKIQRQINQIKFTDMGLTQEVKISVSQGIACEQQGQFRTATALICAADTALYRAKAEGRNRISLSL, from the coding sequence ATGATAACCTCTGACAAATACCAAGAATTCCATGACACATTAACCCGTGCCACTGAACTTGCTAAGGCGTTATCAGGTAAAAACTTCCCCACGCCAGATCAAAAAAATGCGCCTGTTACCCCCACTAAAACGGCGTTAACCAGTCCCCCAAAAACAGTATCAACACCGAAAATTTTTGAGCACACGTTAGATCAGGCCACCCAATTATCTAGCCTAGGTTTTTTGATGAATGCCATTTCAGAAGCCATTTTTGTGGTCAATGATGAAGGCGTCATTGAAATGATTAACCAGCATGCAGCCAAACTTTTCGGCTCGCCAAAAGAGTTATTGATTGGTCAAAAATGGACTAACTTTGTTAACTCAGCCTACCAAGAAGAATACCAAGAGTTGTTTGCCCATTGGCGTGAAACCTTCACCCCATTTAATCACGGCCCCAAAGAAATTGTACTGCAACGCTCTGACTCAAGTTTAGTCAATGCCGACATTTCACTGTCGTGCCTGCCCGTAGGTGAAAATGCCAAACCGTTAATTGTCGGGGTAATGCACAACCTCACTAGCCACAAAGAAAAGTTTGAAGAGTTAACCCGTTTAGCCAATACCGACAAACTCACCAGTTTAGCTAATCGTCATGCTTTTGATGAAGCATTGCAAAATGCCTGGGACGATAGCAGACAACATCAACATCCGTTAAGTTTGATCTTGATTGATATCGACTTCTTTAAAATTTTTAACGACAACTATGGCCACATTAATGGCGATAAGTGCTTACAAAAAGTGGCTCAGGTAATTAACTTAGCCATGCCTAACCGCGACTGTTTAGCCGCCCGTTTTGGCGGCGAAGAGTTTACCGTTATTCTGCCTAACTTCAGCCAGGCGCAGGCACAACGAGTGGCTGAAAAAATTCAGCGCCAAATTAACCAAATTAAATTTACTGATATGGGCTTAACCCAGGAAGTGAAAATAAGTGTCAGCCAGGGCATTGCCTGTGAACAACAAGGCCAGTTCCGCACCGCTACCGCGCTTATTTGCGCCGCTGACACCGCGCTTTATCGTGCAAAAGCAGAAGGCCGCAATCGTATTAGCCTAAGTTTGTAA
- a CDS encoding DP-EP family protein, producing the protein MSSTNKINVTVTYEQSTFLYNGTPTCQLVVQEDTSIRFKLDTATAANYRFAGIIFDNPNDPDIGKVSIKNQATELKIHDTYCKNDDDISFRIVLTPLNSHECIVSPDPQVINKPPM; encoded by the coding sequence ATGTCATCTACCAATAAAATTAATGTCACTGTAACTTATGAGCAATCCACCTTTTTATATAATGGTACACCAACCTGCCAATTGGTTGTGCAAGAAGACACATCTATTAGATTTAAATTAGACACCGCGACAGCGGCTAATTATCGATTTGCGGGGATTATTTTTGACAACCCAAATGACCCAGACATCGGAAAAGTCAGCATAAAAAACCAAGCCACTGAGTTAAAAATTCATGACACATACTGTAAAAATGACGATGATATTTCATTCAGAATTGTGTTAACGCCACTCAATTCACACGAATGCATTGTCAGTCCTGACCCACAAGTAATCAATAAACCCCCTATGTAA
- a CDS encoding nSTAND1 domain-containing NTPase, giving the protein MNKQHFFFGVWQVNPESNSLQQGADIKQIEPKAMDVLQLLCQHPGEVLSPDTIVEQCWGHTVVGDNPLHKIINQLRKTLGDSASNPTFIETIRKRGYRTLAEVHYPLVEQAEHIQANTWQGGSPFPGLRAFDAKDAEVFYGRSEQISTLLKRMSNQVQFGRAFCLLLGPSGSGKSSLLNAGVVPQFMRPQGFDGIGIVSHTSLDLADISQDRLFTDIALALLDLDINDIPVFDGMTAENLAVMLQQDMPKVIEQAKQALANIEQTNTAITPKLSIFIDRVEVLLSSPIFTEPHIQTALDMIESLATSGYFMVFSACRNDFYPQVVSRPSLMAGKASGSHFDLTAPNRTELLQMIRLPAKAAGLNWDTDPQTHTPLDELLCAEAANNPDALPMLQYTLQELYLQRDEHNTLLVSVYQKLGGIEGAIGQKAEGIFAALAAKHQHSLSKVLSLLVTLSADETNITSRAARLSQLSNDNETALVHTLIDNRLFVSHLQNGQGCFSVAHEALLRRWPRVLQWIEAHRDSLRVNARLTVLSQRWQDEQQHKAYLLAEGKPLQEALALADNPLFNLDTEQHAFIHASKKSVGVKRLAKMSTIAVLCMLTLLAVFMSVRSIQAEQFAKQKQQQAESLLGFMVGEFADKLRSVGRMDLLDGITQKSMEYFASNDQQTNASAAYKKLSYQSRLQHGQALAAKAEVAYSRGDNSKALTAFIDSQKILQALYDETRNAPDIELLKLLGANAFWVGQIALNDRKDAETLKQFELYRDYSIKMNQIAPDNIDSWIELSYAYNSLGSLFFNQNNFSNAQRNFELSLELKKKALVQSPQDSLLASSTADTYSWIASTAMKQGDLELALSLHEQAQAVLAAPLAETPNNAPLLEILSYSLIHQVNILSAQAKWQQAYQKSETAYSLLDNLFKQDPENRSWRERRFNFQAQKLGISAQLAKQNGLPLSDFTTPQKLLEQLAKEYAFTNKVANEYEQLNNKVIFEAIKYYQTLAQWQDSEQLLEQLNINLKKEHKTPSSNIFWAEVALLNATQAKHNQQPNLMITSCKLALANVPEKYHPFEIEINQIVVVANLCLQSKVSIAEQISALNKMDINVSTHYPLLTSKTSIPL; this is encoded by the coding sequence ATGAATAAACAACATTTCTTCTTCGGGGTCTGGCAGGTCAATCCAGAAAGTAACAGCTTGCAACAGGGCGCTGACATCAAGCAAATTGAGCCCAAAGCAATGGACGTGCTACAACTGCTGTGCCAACACCCAGGTGAAGTGCTCAGCCCAGATACCATAGTCGAGCAATGTTGGGGCCATACTGTGGTGGGTGATAACCCGCTGCATAAAATTATTAACCAATTGCGCAAAACCCTTGGTGACAGCGCATCTAACCCCACATTTATTGAAACCATTCGTAAACGCGGCTATCGCACCTTAGCCGAGGTTCACTATCCATTAGTGGAGCAAGCCGAACATATTCAAGCTAACACCTGGCAAGGTGGCTCACCCTTCCCCGGATTGCGCGCATTTGACGCCAAAGACGCCGAGGTTTTTTACGGCCGCAGCGAACAAATCAGCACCTTACTCAAGCGCATGAGCAACCAGGTACAATTTGGTCGGGCATTTTGTTTATTACTCGGCCCTAGCGGCAGCGGTAAATCATCATTATTAAATGCCGGTGTGGTGCCGCAATTCATGCGCCCACAGGGGTTTGATGGCATTGGCATTGTGTCTCACACCAGTTTAGATTTAGCCGATATTAGCCAGGACCGTTTATTTACCGACATCGCCCTTGCACTGCTGGATTTAGACATAAACGATATACCGGTATTTGATGGCATGACCGCTGAAAATCTCGCCGTCATGTTGCAGCAAGATATGCCCAAGGTCATTGAACAAGCCAAACAGGCCTTAGCCAATATCGAGCAAACTAACACCGCAATTACGCCCAAACTATCGATATTTATTGACCGTGTAGAAGTGCTACTTTCTTCACCTATTTTTACCGAGCCACACATTCAAACCGCATTAGATATGATTGAATCGCTCGCCACCAGCGGCTACTTTATGGTGTTCAGTGCCTGTAGAAATGACTTTTACCCGCAGGTGGTCAGTCGGCCCAGTTTAATGGCCGGTAAAGCCAGCGGATCACACTTTGACTTAACCGCACCAAACCGCACCGAGTTACTGCAAATGATCCGTCTGCCCGCTAAAGCTGCGGGCCTTAATTGGGACACAGACCCGCAAACCCACACGCCATTAGATGAACTACTGTGCGCCGAAGCAGCTAATAACCCTGACGCACTGCCTATGCTGCAATACACCTTACAAGAGCTGTATTTACAGCGCGATGAACACAACACCTTATTAGTGTCGGTATATCAAAAACTGGGCGGAATAGAAGGCGCTATTGGTCAAAAAGCCGAAGGTATTTTTGCCGCATTAGCCGCAAAGCACCAACACAGTTTAAGTAAAGTATTGTCGTTATTAGTCACCTTATCCGCCGATGAAACCAACATCACCAGCCGCGCCGCACGCTTAAGCCAACTGAGCAACGACAACGAAACCGCTCTAGTACACACCCTGATTGATAACCGCTTATTTGTGTCACACCTGCAAAATGGCCAGGGCTGTTTCAGCGTTGCCCACGAGGCACTATTACGACGCTGGCCACGGGTATTACAATGGATTGAGGCACATCGTGACAGCTTGCGGGTTAACGCACGTTTAACCGTACTTAGCCAGCGTTGGCAAGATGAGCAACAGCACAAAGCCTATTTACTGGCCGAAGGTAAACCGCTGCAAGAAGCACTAGCACTGGCCGACAACCCGCTGTTTAATTTAGATACTGAGCAACACGCCTTTATTCATGCCTCTAAGAAAAGCGTTGGCGTAAAACGCCTGGCGAAAATGTCCACCATAGCCGTACTGTGCATGCTGACCCTACTGGCTGTTTTTATGAGTGTAAGAAGTATTCAGGCTGAACAATTTGCTAAACAAAAACAACAACAGGCAGAAAGCTTATTAGGCTTTATGGTCGGCGAGTTCGCCGATAAATTACGTAGCGTTGGTCGCATGGATTTATTAGATGGTATCACCCAAAAGTCGATGGAATATTTTGCTAGTAATGATCAACAAACGAATGCATCAGCCGCCTACAAAAAATTAAGTTATCAAAGCCGCTTACAACACGGTCAGGCATTGGCAGCAAAAGCAGAGGTTGCTTATTCAAGGGGCGATAACAGCAAAGCATTAACAGCATTTATCGATTCTCAAAAAATTCTTCAAGCGCTCTATGATGAAACCAGAAACGCCCCAGATATTGAACTACTCAAACTATTGGGCGCAAACGCTTTCTGGGTAGGTCAAATAGCATTAAATGACAGAAAAGATGCTGAAACACTCAAGCAATTTGAACTTTACCGCGATTACAGCATTAAGATGAATCAAATTGCACCAGACAATATCGATTCGTGGATCGAGTTATCTTATGCCTACAACTCACTAGGCAGTCTATTTTTCAACCAGAACAATTTCAGCAATGCTCAACGCAATTTCGAACTCTCTTTAGAATTAAAGAAAAAAGCTTTAGTGCAGTCGCCTCAAGACAGTTTACTTGCCTCATCTACTGCAGATACCTATTCATGGATAGCGAGCACCGCAATGAAACAGGGGGATTTAGAACTCGCTCTATCTTTGCATGAACAAGCACAAGCAGTATTAGCTGCGCCTTTAGCAGAAACGCCCAATAATGCCCCTTTGCTAGAAATATTGTCTTATAGTCTTATACATCAGGTGAATATTTTAAGTGCACAAGCTAAATGGCAACAGGCTTATCAAAAAAGCGAAACGGCCTATAGTTTATTGGATAACCTCTTTAAACAAGATCCAGAAAATAGAAGTTGGAGAGAAAGAAGATTTAATTTTCAAGCACAAAAATTAGGGATTTCAGCCCAACTTGCAAAGCAAAATGGTTTACCTCTATCGGATTTTACCACGCCTCAAAAACTACTTGAGCAATTAGCAAAGGAATATGCATTTACTAACAAGGTAGCTAACGAATACGAACAATTGAACAATAAAGTAATATTTGAAGCAATTAAATATTATCAAACGTTAGCGCAGTGGCAAGACAGTGAACAACTTCTTGAACAACTAAATATTAACTTGAAAAAAGAACACAAAACTCCGTCATCAAACATTTTTTGGGCGGAAGTTGCCTTGCTTAATGCCACACAAGCAAAACACAATCAACAGCCTAATTTAATGATCACAAGTTGTAAGCTGGCACTAGCGAACGTACCTGAAAAGTATCATCCATTTGAAATTGAAATAAACCAAATTGTTGTGGTTGCAAATTTATGTCTGCAATCGAAAGTATCAATAGCAGAGCAGATAAGTGCACTCAATAAAATGGACATTAATGTCTCGACGCATTACCCACTTTTAACCTCTAAAACGTCCATCCCACTATAA
- a CDS encoding 2-dehydropantoate 2-reductase, which produces MIKPTNTAMNIAVYGAGSTGCYLTAELLIAKQNVTVICRERIKQVILDNGGITISDYHGSNHCVMPSNIITDLTLLDPLTDQPPRFDLVFVTLKCHQLDSNYPDLLNITHANSSIIFMQNGLGSFDNAHQQLPQRQIYQGITPFNVLQLANGRFHKGTEGQFIWPLCKHTQQISQDMTKHGLSCQLHDNMAAVINGKLLLNLNNALNVICDLPIQAQLKQRPLRLLLAQAMQEWLDICHKTQRPLMQFTKVAPKWLPLILRLPNGLFNIAAKSMLAIDPHARSSMWEDIQAKRLTEIDYLNGAVVKLGAQCHIATPVNAIIYQAIKQLEQGEKININDVISLLTTPKKKT; this is translated from the coding sequence ATGATCAAGCCAACAAACACGGCAATGAATATCGCGGTTTATGGTGCAGGCTCTACTGGGTGTTACTTGACAGCGGAGCTATTAATCGCCAAGCAAAATGTGACGGTAATCTGTCGAGAACGGATTAAACAAGTCATCCTCGATAATGGCGGCATAACTATCAGCGACTATCACGGCTCAAACCATTGCGTCATGCCTAGCAATATCATCACCGACTTAACCCTATTAGACCCATTAACTGACCAGCCCCCACGTTTCGATTTAGTGTTTGTCACCTTAAAATGCCATCAGCTTGACAGCAACTACCCAGATTTACTCAACATTACCCATGCCAACAGCAGCATTATCTTTATGCAAAATGGTCTTGGCAGTTTTGATAACGCCCATCAGCAGTTGCCCCAACGTCAAATTTATCAGGGCATCACCCCGTTTAACGTGTTGCAGTTAGCTAATGGCCGTTTTCACAAAGGCACTGAAGGCCAATTTATCTGGCCTTTATGCAAACACACACAGCAGATTAGCCAGGACATGACCAAGCATGGCCTAAGCTGCCAATTGCATGACAATATGGCCGCTGTAATAAACGGCAAACTGTTGCTTAACCTTAACAATGCCCTTAATGTTATTTGCGATCTGCCGATACAGGCTCAATTGAAACAGCGGCCTTTAAGGCTATTACTGGCTCAAGCTATGCAAGAATGGCTTGATATATGTCATAAAACACAGCGCCCGTTAATGCAATTTACTAAAGTCGCCCCAAAGTGGCTGCCATTAATACTGCGTTTGCCCAATGGCTTGTTTAATATTGCAGCAAAGTCTATGTTAGCCATTGACCCACATGCCCGTTCGTCAATGTGGGAAGACATTCAAGCCAAACGTTTAACAGAAATTGACTATCTAAATGGCGCGGTAGTCAAACTGGGGGCGCAATGTCATATAGCGACACCAGTGAATGCGATAATATATCAAGCCATAAAACAGCTGGAACAAGGCGAAAAGATCAACATTAACGATGTTATTTCGCTGTTAACTACACCTAAAAAGAAAACATAA
- a CDS encoding metal-dependent hydrolase family protein produces the protein MKKTVFAVSRLTTLIGGALLALASQAAEIQIIHAGQLLAVPGEKPLEQQSIIVRDGIITEVKAGFVKEVAVTADDTLAIIDLSQAFVMPGLMDMHVHLQGELGPKNDSQKLRMSDADVAMHSAYFAKKTLLAGFTTVRDLGAKAEQIYALRDGINKGWVDGPRIIASGGVSVTGGHGDVDGMSPDLLDLYTEKTICDGPFDCRRATRRAIKFGADVIKITSTGGVLSDTNTGTGQQMEDDELKEVIDAAHALGRKVASHAHSAAGINAALRAGVDSIEHGSYADKDSIKLFKKSGAFLVPTLLAGDTVVQMAKSTDVFSPAIKEKAIRVGGDMMDNFKASYKAGVKIAYGTDSGVSHHGDNAKEAVLMHAAGMTNMDILKSATVNAAELIDMSATLGTLEKGKYADIIATSQSPLDNIETLLNIPFVMKSGIVYKQDL, from the coding sequence ATGAAAAAAACAGTATTCGCAGTATCAAGATTAACCACTTTAATCGGCGGCGCATTATTAGCGCTAGCATCTCAAGCCGCTGAAATTCAAATTATTCATGCAGGACAATTACTGGCTGTACCCGGTGAAAAGCCACTAGAGCAGCAATCTATTATTGTGCGCGATGGCATTATTACAGAGGTAAAAGCCGGTTTTGTTAAAGAGGTTGCTGTAACGGCTGATGACACGTTAGCGATTATAGATTTAAGCCAGGCATTTGTTATGCCGGGCTTAATGGATATGCACGTGCATTTACAGGGTGAATTAGGCCCTAAAAATGACAGCCAAAAACTGCGTATGTCTGATGCTGATGTGGCGATGCACAGTGCGTATTTTGCTAAAAAAACCTTATTGGCAGGCTTTACCACAGTACGTGATTTAGGCGCTAAAGCTGAGCAAATTTATGCCCTGCGCGATGGCATTAATAAAGGCTGGGTTGATGGCCCAAGAATTATTGCCTCTGGCGGTGTGTCGGTTACCGGTGGCCATGGTGATGTAGATGGTATGAGCCCAGATTTATTGGATTTATACACAGAAAAAACCATTTGTGATGGCCCTTTTGATTGCCGCCGTGCCACACGCCGGGCGATTAAATTTGGCGCAGATGTGATTAAAATTACCTCTACAGGCGGGGTGTTGTCTGACACCAATACTGGTACGGGTCAGCAAATGGAAGATGATGAGCTAAAAGAAGTGATTGATGCAGCCCACGCTTTAGGGCGTAAAGTGGCCAGCCATGCCCATTCTGCCGCGGGCATTAACGCCGCATTACGCGCAGGCGTTGATAGTATTGAACATGGCAGTTATGCCGATAAAGACAGTATTAAATTATTCAAAAAGTCGGGTGCGTTTTTAGTGCCAACCTTGCTGGCCGGCGACACTGTGGTGCAAATGGCTAAAAGCACAGATGTGTTTTCTCCTGCGATTAAAGAAAAAGCCATTCGTGTTGGCGGCGATATGATGGACAACTTTAAGGCCTCTTATAAAGCAGGGGTTAAGATAGCTTACGGCACTGACAGTGGTGTGTCGCACCACGGTGACAATGCTAAAGAAGCGGTATTAATGCACGCTGCGGGCATGACCAACATGGATATTTTGAAAAGTGCGACGGTTAATGCGGCTGAATTGATTGATATGTCAGCTACGTTGGGTACGCTTGAAAAAGGCAAATATGCCGATATTATTGCGACCTCACAAAGTCCGCTTGATAACATTGAAACTTTATTAAATATTCCCTTCGTAATGAAGTCAGGTATTGTTTATAAACAAGATTTATAA
- a CDS encoding MarR family winged helix-turn-helix transcriptional regulator: MKEDHQLHLDNQLCFAVYSTSLAITQLYKPLLNSLGLTYTQYLVMLIIWQNEGLSLKDVAQKLAQKSGAITPVVKRLEALDYIQRVRHPEDDRQLSLTLTEKGIALKSKAMQITQHVKLQSGIDEAEMADLKQRLDAFRNKLPKQINLP; the protein is encoded by the coding sequence ATGAAAGAAGATCACCAGTTACATCTTGATAATCAACTTTGTTTCGCTGTTTATTCAACATCACTTGCGATTACTCAGCTTTATAAACCTTTATTAAATTCGCTAGGGCTAACCTACACCCAATACCTAGTGATGTTGATTATTTGGCAAAATGAAGGCTTAAGCCTTAAAGATGTTGCCCAAAAACTGGCCCAAAAATCGGGCGCTATCACACCGGTAGTCAAACGGCTTGAAGCTTTAGATTATATCCAACGCGTTAGACACCCTGAGGACGACAGACAACTGTCATTAACTCTCACTGAAAAAGGTATCGCGCTAAAGTCAAAAGCCATGCAAATCACGCAACACGTTAAGTTACAAAGTGGTATTGATGAGGCCGAAATGGCCGACCTTAAACAACGCTTAGATGCTTTTCGTAATAAGCTGCCAAAGCAAATTAATCTGCCTTAG
- a CDS encoding NADP-dependent oxidoreductase, with product MSSHNRRIVLASRPQGEPTAENFRLETASKPTPQSGEVLLRAVYLSLDPYMRGRMNDAKSYADPVGIDEVMVGATVSQVEASQHPDYKVGDWVLAFGGWQDYCVSNGEGLMNLGANPSMPSYALGIMGMPGFTAYMGLLEIGAPKAGDTLVVAAATGPVGATVGQIGKLKGCKVVGIAGGAEKCRHAVEVLGFDACIDHKAADFAEQLAAHCDQGIDVYFENVGGKVFDAVLPLLNTGARVPVCGMISQYNATSLPAGPDRLSLLMGTLLVKRIKMQGFIIFDDYGHRYPEFAKDMSQWLANGKIQYREHLVDGIENTTKAFIGLLKGENFGKLVIKLNEPLSI from the coding sequence ATGTCATCACACAATCGTCGTATCGTTTTAGCCTCTCGTCCACAGGGCGAACCGACTGCCGAAAACTTCCGTTTAGAAACCGCCAGCAAGCCAACGCCACAATCTGGTGAAGTGTTATTGCGTGCGGTTTATTTATCACTTGACCCTTACATGCGTGGACGCATGAATGATGCTAAATCCTATGCTGATCCGGTTGGTATTGATGAAGTGATGGTCGGCGCGACTGTGTCACAGGTTGAAGCAAGTCAGCACCCTGATTACAAGGTAGGCGATTGGGTATTGGCCTTTGGTGGTTGGCAGGATTACTGCGTATCAAACGGTGAAGGCCTAATGAACTTAGGCGCTAACCCAAGTATGCCATCTTATGCGTTAGGCATTATGGGCATGCCAGGATTTACCGCATATATGGGGCTGCTTGAAATCGGCGCGCCTAAAGCGGGTGATACTTTAGTGGTTGCTGCGGCAACGGGGCCTGTTGGCGCAACTGTTGGCCAAATTGGTAAGCTTAAAGGCTGTAAAGTGGTTGGCATAGCGGGCGGGGCAGAGAAATGTCGCCATGCGGTTGAAGTACTTGGTTTTGATGCCTGTATCGACCATAAAGCAGCTGATTTTGCTGAACAGTTAGCTGCGCACTGTGACCAAGGCATTGATGTGTATTTTGAAAATGTCGGTGGCAAGGTATTTGATGCTGTTTTACCTTTACTTAACACAGGTGCACGAGTACCAGTATGTGGGATGATTTCGCAATATAACGCCACCTCATTGCCAGCTGGACCGGATCGTTTATCACTGCTAATGGGCACCTTGTTAGTGAAGCGCATTAAGATGCAAGGCTTTATCATTTTTGATGATTATGGCCATCGTTACCCTGAATTTGCTAAGGATATGAGCCAGTGGTTAGCCAATGGCAAGATCCAATATCGTGAGCATTTAGTCGACGGTATAGAGAACACGACTAAAGCGTTTATCGGCCTGTTAAAAGGCGAAAATTTTGGCAAATTAGTGATTAAACTGAATGAGCCACTGTCTATTTAA
- a CDS encoding type 1 glutamine amidotransferase domain-containing protein, which translates to MKVLMVLTSHDKLGDTGHKTGFWLEELAAPYYVFKDSNVDVVLASPLGGQPPLDPKSDEVDFQTESTKRFKLDTDAQQQLATTLLLSSVNVADYDAVFYPGGHGPLWDLVEDSTSIALIENAVKQDKVLGLVCHAPGALKHAKNADGTSVVKGRKVTGFTNGEEDAVQLTDIVPFLVEDMLIANGADYAKADDWHPFAQVDGKLVTGQNPASSELVAHKMLALLS; encoded by the coding sequence ATGAAAGTACTAATGGTATTAACATCGCACGACAAATTAGGCGATACAGGGCATAAAACCGGTTTTTGGCTAGAAGAGTTAGCCGCGCCATATTATGTGTTTAAAGACAGTAATGTTGACGTGGTACTGGCGTCGCCGTTAGGTGGACAACCACCGTTAGACCCTAAAAGTGATGAAGTGGATTTTCAAACTGAGTCGACTAAGCGCTTTAAATTAGACACAGATGCCCAACAGCAACTGGCTACAACCTTATTGTTGTCGTCGGTAAATGTTGCTGATTATGATGCGGTATTTTACCCTGGTGGCCATGGTCCATTATGGGATTTAGTCGAAGACAGCACATCAATTGCTTTGATTGAAAATGCGGTAAAACAAGACAAGGTATTAGGGTTAGTTTGTCATGCACCAGGCGCACTTAAGCACGCTAAAAATGCTGATGGCACCTCTGTTGTTAAAGGCAGAAAAGTGACTGGTTTTACTAATGGCGAAGAGGATGCGGTGCAATTAACCGACATAGTGCCATTTTTAGTCGAAGACATGCTAATTGCCAATGGCGCAGATTATGCCAAGGCAGATGACTGGCATCCGTTTGCGCAGGTTGATGGTAAATTAGTGACAGGTCAAAACCCCGCGTCATCTGAGCTAGTGGCACATAAGATGTTGGCACTTTTAAGCTAA
- a CDS encoding TIGR03899 family protein — protein MAEPDNNIIEVDIQAADTANMSARKKALLLGRMLGLASEEDYRPSSASIAERAQHRQRKQLSAYQANLENIFALALNYTPSDVTGVDLDADWSHQFFQMAEQIHNRKMQDLWARILASEIVSPGNFSLRSLLVLKQFTFREALILEKALGMSAKIGTDTRYKLLSGYRINGGVKQYFRKNNQVNIPLSQYGLPYSNILTLIDAGVIHNSEFETGLLDPKVKLPMQFVHDNFTLQPKSQHLLFTYYRLTTIGDEICQLIAAKQDKGFNQMLRGVLQQDFNIS, from the coding sequence ATGGCTGAACCAGACAACAATATCATTGAAGTAGATATACAAGCGGCAGATACCGCCAATATGTCTGCGCGCAAAAAAGCCTTATTACTCGGGCGCATGTTAGGGCTAGCCAGTGAAGAAGATTACCGTCCATCAAGCGCATCTATTGCCGAGCGGGCGCAGCATCGCCAGCGTAAACAGCTAAGTGCATATCAAGCCAATCTGGAAAATATTTTTGCATTAGCATTAAATTACACCCCTTCAGATGTAACGGGTGTCGATTTAGATGCTGATTGGAGTCATCAGTTTTTTCAAATGGCCGAGCAAATTCATAATCGCAAAATGCAGGATTTATGGGCGCGTATTTTAGCCAGTGAAATAGTTTCGCCGGGGAATTTTAGCCTTCGTTCGCTGTTAGTGCTGAAGCAATTCACCTTTCGTGAAGCGCTTATTCTTGAAAAAGCCTTAGGCATGTCGGCTAAAATTGGCACAGATACCCGTTATAAATTACTCAGTGGTTATCGGATAAATGGCGGGGTGAAGCAATATTTTCGTAAAAATAATCAGGTAAATATCCCCTTATCTCAATATGGGTTGCCTTATTCAAATATTTTAACCTTAATAGATGCGGGGGTGATCCATAATAGTGAGTTTGAAACAGGCCTGCTTGACCCTAAAGTAAAATTACCCATGCAATTTGTGCATGATAATTTTACTCTTCAACCCAAAAGCCAACACCTGCTATTTACCTATTATCGATTAACCACCATTGGCGATGAAATTTGCCAGCTGATTGCAGCAAAACAAGATAAAGGTTTCAACCAAATGTTAAGAGGCGTATTGCAGCAGGATTTTAATATTAGCTAG